A window of Ictalurus furcatus strain D&B chromosome 4, Billie_1.0, whole genome shotgun sequence genomic DNA:
CACCTGTAGCCTGGGCGTCCCATCTCGCAAGACCTGATACAGGCAAGGCCACCTGCTCTGGATTCGGATCCTGGTTCGGCGGTCCAGAGTAATCCCCCGTACAATCTTTTTAGCCCGCAACTCTCTCAGTGCAGGCAGTTTGAGGCTAGAGAAGACCAGACCTCGGCTGAGGGAAACATCAAGGAACTCCAGGGACAATGATTCAAGAATGTATGAAATGCCCAAATTCCGAAGTGGCACTAGAACATTGAGAGTAAGGGACTTGAGGTTAGGTAGTGATTTCGTCAGTGCTTGCAAGGTGCTTGGGCTCACCCCTTTAAAGACCCAGAAGTACTTAAGTTCCAAAATGCGCAAGTGTTGAAATTGAGCTATTAAAGCTACTGACTTGTCAGACCAATCAAAGTGCAGCCGCATCTTGGTGATTCGTGGGCAGCTCTGGGCTACTTTGGCTAAAAGGATCTGGAAATTATTAACTTGGTCCATTTTACTGATGACATCTTGGTGTGAGTTAGAACCAGAGTGGACTCTGAGGTCCAACGGCTCCAGCAGAGTGAATGTCCAGTTCAAGTCTAAATGACTGAGATCCCTACAGTGGACATTCTCCAATAGATGAGAGAGGAGTTCGCCCCATTTATTGCACTGGTCCCCCAAATCAAAGCTTGCTTTGAGAGTAAGCAGACTAGCCCCGCGAGATATGAGATGGTGAGTATAATGGTGAACCCATGACTTCCAGCGCTCAAACTCTCTGTTGGACACAAGTAATCCCTCCTGTCCGAGACGGAACACTCCACGGCGAGAATAGTCTGCAACTCTCCACAGTTTCCCAGAGCGCACCAGGCAGCTCCAGCTTGAGCACACAAGCGCTGAGTTACACTTGTCCACCTCACTCAGGAATGAAAGCACATGGAGCTGACACTCCACTGGCAGTAGGTTGAAGGGGAAGTAATCATCATCACCTTTTGGCCGCCGTCTTGCGCTAACAGGAATGAGGGGTCTCTTCCTTGGAGGCATTATCATTGACAGGAAACTTTTATAGCCACCATACCTCTGTTGCACTCTTTCACTGAGCCATTTTCAACTGTCTGCTCCTAAGACAGAAGAGATGGCACATTTCCAGGTCACATTCCCAATACATACGTGTACAAATGCACAAGAAATTTGCTGAACTCagtctttaatttaaaaaacaacaatattttttaagtatgaCTGACTGCTAGGCGCAAAAGTAGCTAGCATATAAACACATCAACACTTGCTAACTATCTGTCTGGTTATTCTcgaaacattacattacattacgcACTGAAGGCAACTATCAAGACGACTTGGTAAACGTCGTGACAATGACAACGAAATTAACACGTAATGTGTGAAACCAGCATGTTGAATAACTAGCTATGAAGAGAACAAACCAAGGATAGCTAACTCAGCAGCGAAGCCTTCGTTGCGAGAGCTAAGCCATCTAAATAACTCATACACCTTTAACATGACGTGCTCATCGTAGGCAAGGtcataaaacataaacactCCATTAAAATTATTCTACCAGCCTAACTTACTTTTAATGAAGCCTTTAAGTATTAGAAATGGACCAGACTAAAGACACTAAACTAGCGGCTAcctgtctatgtgtgtgtgtgtgtgtgtgtgtgaggggttcCTGTTGCTGTTGCGAGTCTGATTGCGTCATCAGCGTGATGCGGAGATCCGCCATAAAGTGTGGTTTGTTTATTGCGTTTTATTGGTTTTCGATATTAATGGAAGAGTAGTAAAAAGGTAAACTTATTAACCTATAACCGATATgccatatttacatattcaaataACTGACTTCAAATCCATGTCTTACAGTCAGTTAATGCTGGGGAAAGTCGTAATTCCCAGTTTCGGATTGGGAAAGAACGTCGACCTCCGATAGGGAATTACGAAGCAGGAAGTGAAATAACAGCCtgcattaaagaaaaatgaagtCAAATCTTGAAATAGGAattttgatttgtatttaatCTTGTGCTGAATTCCAGCGGATAAATTTCACCACCCACTTAATGtctattaaaaattattaatatatcatggcaataaaaaacaaaagcaaaacatgaacacatgCTGCAGTGTTAGAAATAAACTGTAGTGTTACTCtccaaataaaaatgacatattttactctttattctttttatccTTTAGTACCTGATAATTCAAAGTCAGAATTTATGTTTATAAGACCTTGCAGAATATAGATTTGTCATGAATAATACATTCCACATATTTATAAGgcataatatatacataaagaTGCACTGCTGTACCAaatagttagttagtttatGTACAGATGTTTACAATTGAATCATTTTCAAGCTTGATTCAGGTTAATTGGGACAgtcttaaaatataataaagagaGATGAAATGTGAAGGGATATAATGGATACATGAGACATCTCACAGCTATGGTTaatggtgtctgtgtgttttttttttttttattaaagtagaATGGGAAATGCATTGCATTTGTATAATTTTAGAGCTTGATGGTGATGTAAATAATTTTCTGTGCTATATGTATAACACTGttatgtgtggagtttgctaGATGGCATGTGACAATacagcaaaaacagaaacaatcaCTAGGGGTAAATACTTTCTggaggcactgtatatatttctctttttgtcatGTCTTTGTCAAATTCAAGTATATTagtgtacaaccccaattccaaaatagTTGGGAAagtatgaaaaatgaaaaaaaaagtgaacattCAACTCAACCTGTACTatgctaaaaataaattattaacacattatttaaatagtCGAGTGTTTACCACtctgtaacatcaccttttcttttaataaccagcatttgggcactgaagacaccacttggttaagtttagcaagaggaattttcccccattcatccattatgcatttcttcagctgtgcaactgtacagggccttcgttgccttattttgtgcttcataatgcaccacacattctcaatccaagacaggtcaggactgcaggcaggccatgctagcacccgcactctctgcttacgaaaccatgcgcttgtaatctgagcagaatgtggtttagcgttgtcctgctctggatggcagcagatgttgctccaaaatgtgtccatatctttctgcattaatggtgccctcacagatgtgcaagttacccatgccctggacagtgttgatgtatggcttctgctttgcatagaaaagccttaacttgcatctgtggatgcagctgCAAATTGTGTTGGCTGACAAAgttttaccaaagtattctcgagcccatgtcaggatatccattacagattcatgacgatttttaagacagtgacgtctgagggatcagaagtggttttcggccttgccctttacgcaccgagatttgaccggattccttgaatcttttaattatattgtgcactgtagaaggtgaaaggcccaaaatcctaccggtctgtctttggggaatgttgttctcaaagtgttggatcattcgctgatgcatctgttggcagattggtgagccttgacccatccttgctcttgaaggactatgccttttttggaggctccttatatactattatTAGATAATtgcttcacctgtttcacatcaccttcttatttcaacttgtcacatcgctattagtcctaaattgcacctgtcccaacattttggaacatgttgcatgcatcattttcaaaataaatatttatcttcaaaaaactatgcttgttgttgattaggtaaaacatcaaataccttgtctttatacgttttttgtttaaatacaagtcaaagtacatttacaaatcacacctctttgtttttattagcattttccctaCTCTCCCAACCTTTTTGGAATAGGGGTTGTATTACAGTGGGACTTTTTCTGCTCTTTTCAAAGTATCTCTGTACACTAATACAATTTAATCAGTTATTTTGATGTCCtctaaattttttaattaaaaaaactgtttaattgATAAGTATTTACCCCCCAGAGTCAATACATCAATTACAGCTTTGAGCTGTCTCAGATATGTCTCTATGAGCCTTGCAGATTTTGATTTTGCATTTTCTTCCATTCCTCAGTGCAAGTTTTCTCTTATGTACATCACTTTACACgttctgtgtttttttaaacaagtaatgtgaaataaatggcACATTACTAGTCTGTAAAATAGGtgctttataccacagtggTGTTCAATTCTTAAATCTAATTGGTCATGAGGTGTTAATTTTCTATTaaagcagttctgacagtagtgccagctgtacttcagatcacaggtttatattaatgcgcttgtacTAATATGTTAtcagtttctatagtaacaactcatttaaAGGCACGTATCAAGTATGGTGGATGCACTACATAATTTAAGGCTAGTACAATGTGTAcgaaaagtattcagaccccttcactttttgcacactttattgtattatagattttatttaatggAGTGAATGTACTTTTTTGGCCTCTAATCGACACACATTAATGACAAAGTGAAACCATGTCTTAGAAATTTTTTGGAAATTTATTACAAATCAAAAACTGAAAGCTACACACCTGTGTGTATAACGTTCTACAGTACACAGTGCATGTCAGACTAAAatccaagccatgaagtccaaggaactccCTGTACACAATCAAATTGAGTTGAGACACAGATCTAATGACAGTTTGCTAGAAGGCATGTGACAATGcagaaaaatgagaaacaatatgtgggggtgaatactttctgtaggcactgtatgtatttctctttttgctgtaACACCAAATTTAAGTATATTACAATGGGACTTTTTCTGATCCTTTTGAAGTGACTCTTTACCAAAATAAGATTAAATCAGTTATTTAGATAGCCTCTGTATTActaaaaaatgttcaaatctaAAAACTAATATTGATAAGTATTCACTCCCCAGAATCAATAAATCAATTACAGCTTTGAGTTGTCTCATGTATGTCTCTATGAGCTTCGTGTTTTGATTTTGGCATTTTCACCCATTCTTGAGACAAAAATGAGACACAAAAAATTAGGTTTTGGGCTGAATTCCAAACCTTACTGTTCATCAACTGGCTAACACTATTCCTATGGTGAAACAGGGTGGGGCAAGCATCATACTGAGGGGGTGTCTCTCAGCAGCTGAGACAGGGAGACTGGTTAGAATTGAGAGAAGAAAGAATGCAGCCAAATACAGAGAGGCCCTTGAACAAAACCTGCTCCAGTTGCATGCAACTGCACACTGGGGCAAGGTTCATCTTTCAGTATGAAAATGACCAGAAGCAAACAGTTAATTCAAGGCTGGAGTGGCTTCAAGACAAGTgtcttgagtggcccagccaaaTCCCAGACTTGAAACCCATTGAACATCTGTGGACAGACCTAAAGATGTCAGTTCACAGACACTCCTCATTCAGTCTGACTAAGCATGAGAGGACCTGCTAGGAAGAATGGGGAAAAACTGCCAACATTTTTGTGTTGTCATTATAGGATATTGAGTGTAGATTGATGGCCAAAAAAGTCTATTTTACTCcatttcaaattaaaaatataacaaaataaaatacaatacaaaaatacatataaaaaatgtgcaaaaacagAAGGAGTCTGATTAGTTTCCAAACTGTAATAGGCCTAAACTTGTCATTGATATGGTGCAACTTTCTATAATGCAACGTtttttaacatgtatggaagacAGTGGAGTTCGGGCAATCCAGTCTCTCTAAAATatgacaagctgtttttttttttttgtcttattaacttcaagagaatgTGTTACGTAGCCACCCGTCTAGGGTTGGGGAGCCAGTaataaagtaaagaaaaaatgaaaaaaatgaatgataGAAAAAGATTACCTCGGAGAGAGAGAACCAGGATGTCCAACCTCCTGTCCCAGAAGCAGCACCATAGACACCACTCTaaagaaaataatgtttaatttgatAGTTGCAGAAGATGTCAatcacaactatcacaaaacaaaataacctATGAAAAATCATGGAAAAACTGACTAAACCAtaagaaaaacatgcaaaagaaggaaaataaattacaagaacccttccctctctctctgtctaacaTTAAACCAGGATAAAAGTCAGAGGAGTACCAACAAAAATGGCCTCCTCCCCCTACATTCctcaaagaagaaagaaatagaaatattGATCAAACACTTCTGCTACAGCACAAACTCCTGAGCTCATTCactcagaaacaaaacaaagaaaatatgtGAGGTGAAGGaacaaatgtttatagctgctagaagGTAAtcgataacaggaattaacttgttacTGCATTAGAAGACACGTCGGGGCCTGTTGTTTTTGGAAGATAATCAACTTTACGTCGCGCCACATCACAATACGCCATCGTTGATAATTATCCTATAACCTGTCgtgtttgtttctttactttaatttatatgTTAAACGTACTCATTAGGAACATCCATCAACATGACTGTGAGAGAATATAAAATACTGCTATTGCCCCCATAGCGCTGTTACTGTAGCTACAATAGAAAGGGCACTCTTTGTAAATAGCGGAGTTGAAGAGGGAACTTGGGCAGCGCTAGGAGGGAGAGGATGTTGTTGCTATGCACGCCGGCGAGCTGCGCACTCACACGAGTGGACATTTAAAGGGAAATAACAACGCGCTCTTTGTACACATCCAAGTTTTCGCAGgattttatagtatttactgTGTGCTTCTGTGAAATGCCCTTTGGACTCTGTGGATTTAATAATTGCGAGCATCAGATTAGACGACAGGAACAATAGGGTTTGGGTCTATTTTTTTCGGAGGAGGTTATATGTCCTATCTTTCCACTATAACCAAACCCTGTCGCCATCTTGAATTTTAATGTAAATTATCTTGCAGTTTTTGGTTGCTATATGGAATATTTTGTAAGACATTCCGCTCGTCTCGGGCGCTTGTGACGGGCATGTCTTAACATAGGAAAAA
This region includes:
- the si:dkey-12e7.1 gene encoding uncharacterized protein si:dkey-12e7.1, which translates into the protein MIMPPRKRPLIPVSARRRPKGDDDYFPFNLLPVECQLHVLSFLSEVDKCNSALVCSSWSCLVRSGKLWRVADYSRRGVFRLGQEGLLVSNREFERWKSWVHHYTHHLISRGASLLTLKASFDLGDQCNKWGELLSHLLENVHCRDLSHLDLNWTFTLLEPLDLRVHSGSNSHQDVISKMDQVNNFQILLAKVAQSCPRITKMRLHFDWSDKSVALIAQFQHLRILELKYFWVFKGVSPSTLQALTKSLPNLKSLTLNVLVPLRNLGISYILESLSLEFLDVSLSRGLVFSSLKLPALRELRAKKIVRGITLDRRTRIRIQSRWPCLYQVLRDGTPRLQVLNNERLLPNWKEQTYDELTSILQQSCYCLQHLDNWIW